In a single window of the Bacteroidota bacterium genome:
- a CDS encoding DUF3526 domain-containing protein produces the protein MIFRIVQKETISMLRDGRYKWTAGLLVVLLSGALIAGWQHFEKIESQRSYAQQTDREMWVGQGEKNQHSAAHFGVYAFKPTSPLSALDQGVLQYTGVSVFMEAHSVQDATYRPADDATAVQRLGNLTASLTLQVLLPLLIILLTFGTFSGEREQGTLRQLLSLGVSRWVLTLGKGLGVTAPLLLMLIPATLIGIAAVALSTNDGSVLWDGGRILMMVATYILYFSIYIIISLLVSALAASSRQALVILLGFWMFISFIGPRLVTDAADSKYPVPTASTFSAAIQEDMDALPSWTKRTETVQVRLMEEHKVDSVAAIPASVAGHTLLEAERDETEVYRKHFEALGDVHHQQEQFTQKAAFLSPVLAVQLASMGFAGSDYLHHRHFAKAAETYRYDFVQTLNQDLVDAQASWDYEVGQEMWEKIPPFSYELPAVGEVLSHYVPSLVVLIVWNIALLLVAPVVIANMKIG, from the coding sequence ATGATTTTTCGAATAGTCCAAAAAGAAACCATAAGCATGCTGCGCGACGGCCGCTATAAGTGGACCGCCGGGCTTCTTGTTGTTTTGTTGTCAGGTGCCCTCATAGCTGGATGGCAACATTTTGAGAAAATAGAAAGCCAGCGCTCTTATGCCCAGCAAACAGATCGAGAAATGTGGGTAGGTCAGGGTGAAAAGAATCAGCACTCTGCAGCCCATTTTGGTGTATATGCTTTTAAGCCAACATCTCCGCTGTCTGCTTTGGATCAAGGAGTATTGCAATACACAGGAGTATCTGTGTTTATGGAAGCCCATAGTGTTCAAGATGCCACATACAGGCCTGCCGATGACGCTACAGCAGTCCAGCGCCTGGGCAATCTGACTGCGTCCCTCACGCTTCAGGTGTTACTCCCGCTACTTATTATTTTGCTGACCTTTGGGACTTTCAGTGGAGAAAGAGAACAAGGTACACTCAGGCAATTGTTGAGCCTGGGCGTTTCGCGATGGGTATTGACCCTTGGAAAAGGGTTAGGGGTAACAGCGCCGCTTTTACTGATGCTGATTCCCGCTACGCTAATCGGTATCGCAGCCGTTGCACTATCCACAAACGACGGCAGTGTGTTGTGGGACGGGGGCAGGATATTGATGATGGTTGCGACATACATCTTGTACTTTTCGATTTATATCATCATATCACTACTCGTAAGTGCCCTGGCTGCTTCATCAAGACAAGCCCTGGTAATCCTGTTGGGTTTTTGGATGTTTATCAGCTTTATTGGGCCCCGCCTGGTTACAGATGCAGCTGATTCAAAATATCCTGTGCCTACTGCCAGTACATTCAGTGCAGCCATCCAGGAAGACATGGATGCGCTACCTTCGTGGACGAAGAGAACTGAGACTGTGCAGGTCCGGCTCATGGAAGAGCATAAAGTCGATTCGGTGGCAGCCATTCCTGCAAGTGTAGCAGGGCACACGTTGCTTGAAGCTGAACGGGATGAGACCGAAGTGTATCGAAAGCACTTCGAAGCGTTGGGTGATGTGCATCATCAGCAAGAACAATTCACGCAAAAGGCGGCGTTTTTATCACCTGTACTTGCGGTTCAGCTTGCTTCGATGGGATTTGCTGGTAGCGATTATCTGCATCACCGGCACTTTGCGAAAGCTGCAGAAACCTATCGCTATGACTTTGTGCAGACTTTGAACCAGGACTTAGTCGATGCACAGGCTAGCTGGGATTACGAAGTTGGTCAGGAAATGTGGGAGAAAATTCCTCCCTTTTCATATGAACTGCCTGCGGTTGGCGAGGTGCTGAGTCATTATGTGCCAAGTCTCGTCGTATTGATCGTATGGAATATCGCGTTGTTACTCGTTGCGCCCGTGGTTATAGCGAACATGAAAATTGGATAA